Part of the Macadamia integrifolia cultivar HAES 741 unplaced genomic scaffold, SCU_Mint_v3 scaffold1700, whole genome shotgun sequence genome is shown below.
gtcaggccgcggctatcacctcggcctccatcagaccgtcacctcggcctccatcagaccgcgctccacctcggcctccatcagtccgtgctATGACCTTGGCCTTCATCACgccgcgctccacctcggccttcatcaggccgtgctagaCCTCGGCCTCCGACAggtcgtgctgcacctcggtctccatcaggccgtgctgcctcctcggcctccatcaggcagtgctgtcacctcggctcgacgtcaacaacaaggtttccagaaacgtgtttccgTCCACCCCTatattcaaggaacgtaatcccttttccggaggacaggactctatccactacacgtcatcatagacgtcacacggttggcctttccgagttaagaggggagaatattcccagaatcacagagccactccctttgaggactccacgcccaaacaggactcttcacaatcgtctcccactcaccctccatcagcagcctataaataccaaggtaagcctccatcataggggatcgattactcacttctcttactgtTAAAGCTCTcctgagcatctgttgtggaaaggtctaacttaggcatcggaaagtccccgtcgggtcagcccggctctcccctgtcatctcttctatgcaggtcggccaaagcaccaagaactgcagggaagatcgtccGGTCAAATTTTTTCGCATCAGATTGGTGCCGTCCGTGGGAAattgttacaaaaagtcacctggaccaatgcaattgaggagtgagaaggtcgtttcttcaacgACAATGCGAGCAAGATCCACTCGCGAAGTACCACTTGGACgttcccattcaccaccaatggcagagcaagAAAACGTCCCAGCAGAGAACCCTCCAgaaggaccccagcaaaccaggccCGATGCACAAGTTTCCcaaggagagggggatcagcgcgagcagaaccctcagctatcccgccatgtcccatcatctcAGGTAACTCACCCCGAAcatggaagaacagatgcagAGCTTGCAGTTTCAGGTATTCGCTACAAACGCACTAGTGAGGGATTTCATatgtcagttcggctcggcactTCCAGGGCCAGtaactagttcagctcagcctCCTAGGCCTATTCCGAGCAGACGTCCCAATGACGAATCTCCTAACAACAgcgtcacccctcaatcaacagcaagaagggggtcgGCCAGAACTTCGTGCACTGTCCATTCGGTACCACCGCGCTCTTTTACTGAGGGCCGCAGGTGAGGTCCCGTCCCTGCCCAGACCGGGAGAGCCCGTTGTTCTGAACATCATCGgagcccagagacacatgatactcatagatccccaccccgggtaggaagaTGCCAACTGTCGCCTCAGAGACTCAGTAGAGGCGCTCGTCCACACAGAGAAGAACGTGAAAACTACCAGATGCCAGCTCGGTAAGATCGACCCCACACGGGTCAGAGCTCGCCCATCGGGCCGACCAGAGGTGCACCACGGCAAGGTCACCAAgtccgaggaagaagccccagaagaggagaaggggcaagtTGATCCCCAGATGGCTGAGCCAAGGAGAGAGGAGACGACCTAGAGAGTCGCATCTAGCGACTCACTGAGCGAATAGAGGGAATGTAGAGGTAGGCGCTCCAGGCCGACATTACTGTAACCCCAACCCATAATGCACTTTCCGACGAACTGATTGACGTcgagctgccctcaaatttcATGATACctgtcttcaatggatatgacggcaccacagatccctacgATCATCTGTTGTACTACAGCTCGGCCATGGCAGTTCATGGAAGGTCAGACGTCGTTCTTTGTCGAGCTTTCGctgcctcattaaaaggagctgtGCTGGTGTGGATGTTGAACTTACGGCCACGATCCATCTGCAGCTATGAAGAactgacaagagcgttcctcacacgtttccaagcaagtatgaagcagaagcaaactacgcaaaacgtgatgaacatgaggcagggagcgagggagactataagggagttccttgcccgattcaccaaggcgacattggaggtaaaaaacctaccaaaaggagtggcgtatagcacattGTGCAATGGGGTAATACACCCTGATCTGGTTCAGTCCCTGGCCCTCGACTTATCGAAAACGATGCCCGAACTGTTGAGAcggtgcaatcaatacgccaacatggagcTGGGGCCCGGTCTTAACCAATGAGGAACAAAGATCGGGCCccagctcgacagcatctaagatcgagctcaagctcggcaccacaagaccataCCCTAGTCTGACGACTCAAataccttaaccaatgaggcacaaagaccgggccccagcacagcagcatctaagaccgagctcaagcttggcaccacaagaccagaccctagtctgacgactcaaagaccttaaccaatgaggcacaaagaccgggccccatctcggcagcatctaagaccgaattcaagctcggcaccacaagaccagaccctagtctggcgactcaaagacctttaccaatgaggcacaaagatcgggccccagctcggcagcatctaagatcgagctcaaggtcggcaccacaagaccagaccctagtctggcaactcaaagacctttatcaatgaggcacaaagatcaGGCCCCAGCACGGCAacatctaagaccaagctcaagctcgacaccacaagaccagaccctagtctgacgactcaaagaccttaaccaatgaggcacaaagattgggccccagctcggcagcatctaagaccgagctcaagctcggcaccacaaaaccagaccctagtctagcgactcaaagaccttaacaaatgaggcacaaagaccacgccccagctcgacagcatctaagatcgagctcaagctcggcaccacaagaccaaaccctagtctggtgactcaaagaccttaaccaatgaggcacaaagaccacGCCCCAGCTCAacagcatctaagatcgagctcaagctcggcaccacaagaccagaccctagtctggcgactcaaagaccttaaccaatgaggcacaaagacagCGCTCCAGCTTGGCAACAACTAGACCGAGCTCAGGGGCCTAATCCACGAGCCCTCAAAATACATCACTACCGAGGGAGACATCTACGTAAATATGGATCTATATATAtgaggctaatctcggggggctgATCCCCGAGCCTAGCTCAGCACAAGAAAATCCTTCGAGTCagatcacctcttcaccaacatcAATCGAGCCGTAGGGCTGCACCAGAGTAGCATGGACTGGAACGCGTCGCTCATAGTCCATCAGATTGTAGCTGGGCATCTTACTTTGAAGGAACAAGATGACATCGTCTGAACCGACCTGAAACGAAGAAATGTTAACGTCATCCAACCACTTCTGGTAGGGATAAGGGTTCAGCCACCTCGGGCCATTTCTTCTCGACCCCCATGAAAGCGCTTTGCCTCCTTTGCCTTCGAACAAGCAACAGCCACGTCCTCGAATCGTTGAGCAGCCTCagctgagaaagtgaagcagtgcATCTCGAATCagattaaatgctctagcaggtcgattcgaactgctagagcggggggctagtgatgaggcaaaatatgtcactttcctcagcacggctgaagcatgtacgcaaacctgaacaggactgagctgctacctcggcctccatcaggccgtgctatcacctcgacctccatcaggccgtgctgccacctcggccagGCCGTGCTgctcctcggcctccatcaggccgcgctatgacctcggcctccatcacaTCGCGCTCCACCTtggccttcatcaggccgtgctagaCCTCGGCCTCCgacaggccgtgctgcacctcggtctccatcaggccgtgctgcctcctcggcctccatcaggcagtgctgcCACCTAGGctcgacgtcaacaacaaggtttccagaaACTTGTTTCCGTCCACCCCTatattcaaggaacgtaatccctattctggaggacaagactctatccactacatgtcatcatagacgtcacacggttggcctTCCCGAgctaagaggggaatattccaggaatattctcagaatcacagagccacttcCTTTGAGGACTCCATGCCTAAAcatgactcttcacaatcgtctcccactcaCCCTCCATTAGCAGCTTATAAATactaaggtaagcctccatcataggggatcaattactcacttctcttactgttaaagctctcttgagcatctgttgtggaaaggtctaacttaggcatcggagaatCCCCCGTCGGATCAGACCGGCTCTCCCCTATCATCTCTTTTGTgtaggtcggccaaagcaccaggaactgtagGGAAGATTGTTCAGTCAAATTTTTCCgcattaatatatattttttttggtatcatTGTGACTGTTTATGTAcagtggcaaaaaaaaaaaaaaaaaaaaaaaacgagaagCAAAGTATCAAAAGATTATTAGAGCTGGGTAAATGTGGCAATGTTAGTTTTCAAATGATTGTTTTTAAACACCAAAAGAAAGCTTCAAATACCTATCTTGGTTTTGcttgtttttaatttcataCAAGAGTCGAATTAGTGACCTTGTAATGTTTGATTCTAGCATAATAGGATCTACGGCCCATTATATTCACTTTAAAGATTTGTCTACATTTGGACCTGTTCGATTGTGAGATTGAGTATGGGTCAGGTTATGATCTGGAGAAGGAATTAGGCACCTCGACCCAGCCAACAAACCTAGTCTTTTGAATTACTTGACGCTTTAGTGATTAATAAATATCTTTAAGCTAGagaaaacataaaaaggaaactttatttatgaataaactCTACGCATCCATTCCATTTATTTGTATAAGCTTATATAAATGAGGATGTAACAACATTTCAAGCATAGGTAATTTCCAAGAATGAAATTAAGACTAATTAGAAAGACAAACATTGGGAAAACAAACAACTATCTAATAGGAAAGGACCTCGAGAACCTTCAAAGGCATTTTCCCCATTTTGAAGAGTTTAAAAACATAATGGTTGAAGTGCCCAAGAAgttctagaaatgaatttgaatgGAAGTTGGATTAAAAAGATGAATTCTGAAATTCTAAGTGTCCATAGTCAGCCCAGACACACTTTATCAAAATGGTCATAACTTCTAGAAAATATCAAATGATGCAtcatcttttttgttttatggaAAATATACTTTTAGACCTTTCCATCCATATATGGCATGACTTCTAGTTCCTTCTAAGTTGGTATAGGTGTCACTGTGAAGTTACCCCAAAATTCTAGATTGCAACTTTTATTTCTAACTTCAATCATTTGGCTTAGGCTTGTGGGcttattgggttgggttgttggcccatttgaaaatgCTCCTACATCAATATATCTGACAGCATTTGGATGTAGGCTTGGGATTGACACTCCTATTTCTACTGGTGCTCCCTTTGGCTCATGCAATGGTATAGGATTACACTACCTTTTAGAGAATACTAATCATGAATGATTGGTTATGAGACCATGAAAATCGAAATCGTCcctaaatgaagaagaaataaaacaaaaatatttttcatttcaattttgaaatgtTCATGCAGTAATAGTTGAATAAgttgaataaaaagaataacGACAAAGGTAATAATCGGTTTTTTTAAGAACACGTGGAATCCAACAACTAATATAATATGAGGAGCTGATATTGGCGCTCCACAAAatgggggacaaaatttggctACTACCCATATGTGGCAGTGGTTAGTGAAATCACATGTACAATGATTATTTGGGAGATGATTGCAAGGAAGAATAGTGGAagattgggggtgggggtgggggtggggtgtgtTGGAGATGATTGAATATCAATCAAGGGAATAAACGTGGAAGATAGGGAAATAATTGAATATTAATCATGCGTCCAATATGTAGTTGTAGGACAGGCAGAGGAAGCGGTGTGCggttgagaaaaagaaagaaagaaggagaaaaagagacgTTTTTACGTCCCCATGTCCCTCTCATGTGGTGATACGGGGAGTAAAAAGGAAACAGAGGAATGAGGTTTATCTCGCTTTTGGCATAGTGGGTCCTCAGTGAAAGGCCCACCTAATGGGTTATTAGTTCAGTGACAGAGTGCACCCctgataatgaaaaaaatttggttACTACCCAGGTTGCAGCAGGGTGCAACTACTTGGCTGATAATTGCATCATTGTGCATGGGTTGTTAGGACTCTCAACTACATGGATAGTTCAATATGTTCATCAGCGCCTAACCGAAAGATGTGAGTCATCTAAGGCACATTAGCATGACTTACTCCTACCTGTTCGAACCGGAGTTTGAAATCGAACTTCTCCTCAAGAGGATGAGACGTGTACAATTTGGTACTCAAATGGTAATTCTGGAAAATTATTTCAGGTACCGGAGAAAGGATAACAATAGTTTCTTTctggataaaataaaattaaaaaaaaaaaaaaactaaacattgtattctttaaaaaaatttaaaatatatatatatacatatatatatacacacgtTTTTTTCACcaactacctttttttttcactaaccACTACCACACATTGATAGAGAAGACAGTTCCTGCCACGTGGATAGCAGCCAAATTGGGATGGTCAGGCGAAGCGGTCAAATGTGAGAATGTCAGAAATAGAGAGCGAAGGGAGGACTCCATGAGACCGAAGTGTGCGGCCGCGGTGTCATAAGTCTTTTAAGGCAAGACCTGCTGCAGCCATCCACCACGGTTCGGTATTTAGGTGGATTAGAAGAGttggaaggaaagaaagggCGCAATGCAAGGGGAACGAGTGAAAGGAGTGAATGGAGGGTGGAGAAGTTTTCGGATGCCCAATTGTCATGGGACAGCcgtctcataaaaaaaaaagtataaaaggGAAACTAAGGGTGCATCCTCCAGGTGAGTGAGAGACGGCAATCAGAGCTCATCACATTGAAATATCTCTCCTCCTTGCAATTTGCAATAATTTtgtcattcttcttttcttctaaattaATATGGCCACTCGTTGAGTCCTTTCTTTaggtctttttttcttttcttttcttttttaatataacaAAAGAGAAGGGTGGTGGGCCATTAATCTAAGGCAGGTAGCAagcattgagagagagagtgaggaaattgaaagaggaaggagatggTGCAGGTAGCAAGGTTGGTGCAGGGTGCATTGTTGTTGTGCTGCCTCTGGGCAGTGGGCCTAGTTCAGGCCGAGGATCCCTACTTCTTCTTCACATGGAACGTGACCTACGGCACCATCTCTCCTCTTGGCGTACCGCAACAGGTCATTTTGATAAACGATCAGTTCCCTGGTCCCAACATCAACTCCACATCCAACAACAACATCGTCGTCAATGTCTTCAATAACCTGGATGAGCCATTACTCTTTACATggtatgcatgcatgcatgcattatGACTACAATACAGTGATTGATGATTTTTAGTGACTACATGGATGGAAATCAATCCATCAAtttctttaataataataataatattgttATCAATTTTTTAAACGCACAGGAATGGTGTCCAACATAGGAAGAACTCTTGGCAAGACGGAATGCCCGGCACCAACTGCCCCATCCTGCCGGGGACCAATTTCACTTACCACTTCCAGGTGAAGGACCAGATCGGTAGCTACTTCTACTACCCAAGCACCGGCATGCATAGGGCCTCCGGTGGCTTTGGAGGCCTTCGCGTCAACAGTCGTTTGCTTATCCCTGTCCCTTACCTTGATCCAGAGGATGACTACACCATCTTGATCAACGATTGGTACACCAAGAGCCACACCGCCCTCAGGAAGGAGCTAGACAGTGGTCGTTCCATTGGCAAGCCCAATGGCGTCCTCATCAATGGCAAGAACAAGGCCGAAAACATGTCCCACCTCTTCATCATGAAGCCCAACAAGACCTACAAGTACAGGATCTGCAACGTTGGATTAAAGACATCCCTCAACTTCAGGATCCAAGGCCACACCATGAAGCTGGTTGAGCTAGAAGGCTCCCACACAGTACAGAACGTTTACGAGTCTCTGGACGTGCACGTTGGGCAGTGTTACTCAGTGCTTGTGACGGCCGACCAGGAGCCTAAAGACTACATGATGGTGGCTTCCACTCGCTTCACCAAGTACATGCTCAACGCTACAGGCCTCATTCGCTACAGCAACAGCAAGGGCCCGGCCTCTCCTGAGCTCCCCAAGGCGCCAGTTGGTTGGGCCTGGTCCCTAAACCAGTTCCGCTCCTTCCGTTGGAACCTCACCGCTAGTGCCGCCCGTCCCAATCCACAGGGCTCCTACCACTACGGTAGAATCAACATCACCCGTACCATCAAGCTTGCCAACACTGTTGCCATGGTCGACGGCAAGCTCCGCTACGCCATCAATGGCATCTCCCACGTTGACCCACCAACCCCACCCAAGCTCGCAGAGTACTACAATGTCGCGGATAAGGTGTTTGAATATAACCTTGTCAAGGATGAGCCTGCCACTGTGGATGAGCCGACCAAGGTCACCCTCGCACCTAGCATCGTCAATACCACCTTCCGCAACTACATTGAGATCATCCTCGAGAACCACGAGAAGGGTATCCAGACGTGGCACTTGGATGGCTACTCCTTTTTCGCCGTAGCTGTCGAGACTGGGAAGTGGACcccagagaagaggaagaactaCAATTTGCTTGATGCTGTTAGCAGAAATACCATCCAAGTCTATCCCTACTCTTGGGCTGCGATCATGCTCACCTTGGACAACGCAGGCCTCTGGAACCTCAGGTCTACCATGGCGGAGAGGTCCTACCTCGGACAACAACTCTACTTCAGTGTTCTTTCCCCTGCCCGCTCCCTCAGGGATGAATACAACCTCCCCGACAACGCCTTGCTCTGCGGCATTGTCAAGGACATGCCCAAGCCCCCTCCTTACTCCTCCGGcgcctaattcttcttcttttatccaCGTATGTGGGACTCATTTCTTGTT
Proteins encoded:
- the LOC122064649 gene encoding L-ascorbate oxidase homolog — protein: MVQVARLVQGALLLCCLWAVGLVQAEDPYFFFTWNVTYGTISPLGVPQQVILINDQFPGPNINSTSNNNIVVNVFNNLDEPLLFTWNGVQHRKNSWQDGMPGTNCPILPGTNFTYHFQVKDQIGSYFYYPSTGMHRASGGFGGLRVNSRLLIPVPYLDPEDDYTILINDWYTKSHTALRKELDSGRSIGKPNGVLINGKNKAENMSHLFIMKPNKTYKYRICNVGLKTSLNFRIQGHTMKLVELEGSHTVQNVYESLDVHVGQCYSVLVTADQEPKDYMMVASTRFTKYMLNATGLIRYSNSKGPASPELPKAPVGWAWSLNQFRSFRWNLTASAARPNPQGSYHYGRINITRTIKLANTVAMVDGKLRYAINGISHVDPPTPPKLAEYYNVADKVFEYNLVKDEPATVDEPTKVTLAPSIVNTTFRNYIEIILENHEKGIQTWHLDGYSFFAVAVETGKWTPEKRKNYNLLDAVSRNTIQVYPYSWAAIMLTLDNAGLWNLRSTMAERSYLGQQLYFSVLSPARSLRDEYNLPDNALLCGIVKDMPKPPPYSSGA